The Persephonella sp. genome includes a region encoding these proteins:
- a CDS encoding riboflavin synthase: MFTGLIEEVGSVSKIEKKSDGIMIQIKAEKILDDLKIGDSVALNGVCLTVVDIENGKVSFDVSQETAIRSNLPELKIGNLVNLERALRLSDRLGGHIVQGHVDTIGFIKRIIPKGQHTEFIFQFPEKFMDLIVEKGSIAIDGISLTINYINTNEISINIIPHTIQNTNLKERKIGDKINIEFDILGKYVKRMISKGEKDRLEDLLESF; this comes from the coding sequence ATGTTCACAGGACTTATTGAGGAAGTTGGGAGCGTCAGCAAAATAGAAAAAAAATCAGACGGAATAATGATCCAGATAAAGGCAGAGAAGATACTTGATGATCTGAAAATAGGAGACTCTGTAGCACTAAACGGTGTGTGTCTAACAGTTGTAGATATAGAAAATGGAAAGGTAAGCTTTGATGTTTCACAGGAAACAGCCATAAGATCAAACCTTCCTGAACTAAAGATCGGAAATCTTGTCAACCTTGAAAGGGCATTAAGGCTATCAGACAGACTGGGAGGTCATATTGTTCAGGGTCACGTAGACACCATCGGATTTATAAAAAGAATAATCCCAAAGGGTCAGCACACAGAGTTTATCTTCCAGTTTCCTGAAAAATTTATGGATCTTATTGTTGAAAAAGGTTCAATAGCCATTGACGGGATAAGCCTTACAATAAACTACATAAATACAAATGAGATCTCAATAAACATCATACCCCACACCATACAGAACACCAATCTGAAAGAAAGAAAAATAGGAGACAAGATAAACATTGAGTTTGATATTCTGGGAAAATACGTAAAAAGAATGATATCTAAAGGAGAAAAAGATAGACTTGAGGACCTCCTTGAAAGCTTCTAA